One segment of Pseudomonas sp. FP2196 DNA contains the following:
- a CDS encoding amino acid ABC transporter permease: MQNSIGAPKQRLSLSDPRVRAWLFQIITVVAVVSLGWYLFDNTQTNLEHRGITSGFSFLERSAGFGIAQHLIDYTEADSYARVFVIGLLNTLLVTVIGVILATILGFIIGVARLSQNWIISKLATVYVEVFRNIPPLLQILFWYFAVFTAMPGPRNSHNFGDTFFVSSRGLNMPAALMADGFWAFVIGIVVAIIATVLMCRWATKRFEETGVPFHKFWVGLAILLVIPTLCALIFGAPLHWEMPELKGFNFVGGWVLIPELLALTLALTVYTAAFIAEIVRSGIKSVSHGQTEAARSLGLRNGPTLRKVIIPQALRVIIPPLTSQYLNLAKNSSLAAGIGYPEMVSLFAGTVLNQTGQAIEVIAITMSVYLAISISISMLMNWYNKRIALIER, encoded by the coding sequence ATGCAAAATTCAATCGGCGCACCAAAGCAGAGGCTCAGCCTCAGCGATCCACGAGTGCGTGCGTGGCTATTCCAGATCATCACTGTTGTGGCGGTGGTCTCGCTGGGTTGGTACCTGTTTGACAACACGCAAACCAACCTTGAACACCGGGGCATCACTTCCGGGTTCAGCTTTCTGGAGCGCAGTGCCGGGTTCGGCATCGCTCAACACCTGATCGATTACACCGAAGCGGACAGCTATGCCCGCGTCTTCGTCATCGGTCTGCTCAACACCCTGTTGGTGACGGTGATCGGCGTGATTCTGGCGACGATTCTCGGCTTCATCATCGGCGTGGCACGGCTGTCGCAGAACTGGATCATCAGCAAACTGGCGACGGTGTATGTGGAAGTGTTCCGCAACATTCCGCCGCTGCTGCAAATCCTGTTCTGGTACTTCGCGGTATTCACGGCCATGCCGGGCCCGCGCAACAGCCACAACTTTGGCGACACCTTCTTCGTCAGCAGCCGTGGCCTGAACATGCCGGCCGCGCTGATGGCTGACGGTTTCTGGGCGTTCGTGATCGGCATCGTGGTTGCCATCATCGCCACGGTGCTGATGTGCCGCTGGGCGACCAAGCGTTTTGAAGAAACCGGCGTGCCGTTTCACAAGTTCTGGGTGGGCCTGGCGATTCTGCTGGTGATCCCGACCTTGTGCGCGTTGATCTTCGGCGCACCGCTGCACTGGGAAATGCCTGAGCTCAAAGGCTTCAACTTTGTCGGCGGCTGGGTGCTGATTCCGGAACTGTTGGCGTTGACCCTGGCCCTGACCGTTTACACCGCAGCGTTCATCGCCGAGATCGTGCGTTCCGGTATCAAGTCGGTCAGCCACGGTCAGACCGAAGCGGCGCGCTCGCTCGGCCTGCGCAACGGCCCGACCCTGCGCAAGGTGATCATCCCGCAAGCCCTGCGCGTGATCATTCCGCCGCTCACCAGCCAATACCTGAACCTGGCGAAAAACTCGTCCCTGGCGGCGGGTATCGGTTACCCGGAAATGGTTTCGCTGTTCGCCGGCACCGTACTTAACCAGACCGGTCAGGCGATCGAGGTGATTGCCATCACCATGAGCGTGTACCTGGCGATCAGTATCAGCATTTCCATGCTGATGAACTGGTACAACAAGCGCATTGCGCTGATCGAGCGGTAA
- a CDS encoding amino acid ABC transporter permease, producing MTTHTFKPDMPPPSRSIGVVAWMRANMFSSWLNTLLTLFAFYLIYLVVPPLLSWAIVDANWVGTTRADCTKEGACWVFIQQRFGQFMYGYYPADLRWRVDLTVWLAVIGVAPLFISRFPRKAVYGLSFLVLYPIIAYILLHGGFGLANVATSQWGGLMLTLVIATVGIAGALPLGIVLALGRRSNMPAIRVICVTFIEFWRGVPLITVLFMSSVMLPLFLPEGMNFDKLLRALIGVILFQSAYVAEVVRGGLQAIPKGQYEAAAAMGLGYWRSMGLVILPQALKMVIPGIVNTFIALFKDTSLVIIIGLFDLLNSVKQAAADPKWLGMATEGYVFAALVFWIFCFGMSRYSMHLERKLDTGHKR from the coding sequence ATGACTACCCATACTTTCAAACCCGACATGCCCCCACCGAGCCGCAGCATTGGTGTCGTGGCGTGGATGCGCGCGAACATGTTTTCCAGCTGGCTCAACACCTTGCTGACACTGTTTGCGTTCTACCTGATTTACCTGGTGGTGCCACCGCTGCTCAGTTGGGCGATTGTCGATGCCAACTGGGTCGGCACCACGCGCGCCGACTGCACCAAGGAAGGCGCCTGCTGGGTGTTCATTCAGCAGCGCTTCGGCCAGTTCATGTACGGCTACTACCCGGCCGATCTGCGCTGGCGCGTAGACCTGACCGTGTGGCTGGCGGTCATCGGTGTGGCGCCGCTGTTCATCTCGCGCTTCCCGCGCAAAGCGGTGTACGGGCTGAGCTTCCTGGTGTTGTACCCGATCATCGCCTACATCCTGCTGCACGGTGGTTTTGGTCTGGCCAACGTAGCGACCAGCCAGTGGGGCGGTCTGATGCTGACGCTGGTGATTGCCACGGTCGGCATCGCCGGTGCCTTGCCGCTGGGGATTGTGCTGGCGCTTGGACGGCGTTCGAACATGCCGGCGATCCGAGTGATCTGCGTGACCTTCATCGAGTTCTGGCGCGGCGTGCCGTTGATCACGGTGCTGTTCATGTCCTCGGTGATGCTGCCGCTGTTCCTGCCCGAAGGCATGAACTTCGACAAGCTGCTGCGGGCGCTGATCGGCGTGATCCTGTTCCAGTCGGCCTACGTGGCTGAAGTGGTGCGCGGTGGTCTGCAAGCGATCCCTAAAGGTCAGTACGAAGCGGCCGCTGCGATGGGTCTGGGATACTGGCGTTCGATGGGGCTGGTGATTCTGCCGCAAGCCCTGAAGATGGTGATCCCCGGCATCGTCAACACCTTCATTGCGCTGTTCAAGGACACCAGTCTGGTGATCATCATCGGCCTCTTTGACCTGCTCAACAGCGTCAAGCAAGCCGCTGCCGATCCGAAATGGCTGGGCATGGCCACCGAAGGCTACGTGTTCGCCGCCCTGGTGTTCTGGATTTTCTGTTTTGGTATGTCGCGCTATTCCATGCATCTGGAACGCAAGCTCGACACTGGCCACAAGCGTTAG